The following proteins come from a genomic window of Gimesia chilikensis:
- a CDS encoding transcriptional regulator has protein sequence MNMRLTDDSDSASLPREVIDLGKKIAELPREHQVHLEVSYSRVVESVKRRRRILGLIQEALAQLRLDVKYLMFDLDITKKERDELKARLEET, from the coding sequence ATGAATATGCGACTGACAGACGATTCCGATAGTGCCAGCCTCCCTCGCGAAGTCATTGACCTGGGCAAGAAAATTGCCGAGCTGCCTCGGGAGCATCAGGTGCACCTCGAAGTTTCCTACTCCCGTGTGGTTGAGTCCGTGAAACGCCGCCGCCGCATTCTGGGACTGATTCAGGAAGCACTCGCACAACTCCGCCTCGATGTGAAATACCTCATGTTCGACCTCGATATTACGAAAAAAGAACGTGATGAACTCAAAGCACGGCTGGAAGAAACCTAA
- a CDS encoding bile acid:sodium symporter family protein, translating to MLQRFLLLWLILLSGVAVIWDDVVPGDFHPFHDSQPYLGYLFTATMFVIGSLLPREEVREVFRRWHTVLSGTFVQYTLMPGLGYLMSLFFLDQPELRIGIILVGCVPGAMASNVLTLTARGNVSYSVCLTTSATLLSPLVVPLFLYLAVSGTEIDAVQLAKNSFVNLLTQVVLPVITGHLLSLLVGSFQRVMQRYGATFANFSILWIIATIISLNAARLQQVFFSLALVLLVINLLGYLGGYLSGVAFELDEAKRRALTLEVGMQNAGLGAVLAGQLFPDQELIALPPALYMFGCMLTGTILAQIWSRRTASQAKQVEGSNE from the coding sequence ATGCTGCAACGATTTCTGCTGCTCTGGCTGATACTGCTATCAGGTGTCGCTGTCATCTGGGATGACGTCGTCCCGGGAGATTTTCATCCCTTTCACGATTCACAGCCGTACCTGGGATATCTGTTTACCGCGACCATGTTCGTGATCGGTTCACTGCTGCCTCGGGAGGAAGTGCGTGAGGTCTTCCGACGCTGGCATACCGTATTGAGTGGCACATTTGTGCAATACACGTTGATGCCGGGCCTGGGTTACCTGATGAGCCTGTTCTTTCTGGACCAGCCTGAATTGCGGATCGGAATTATCCTGGTGGGATGTGTGCCGGGTGCGATGGCTTCGAACGTGCTCACGCTGACGGCGCGGGGTAACGTGAGTTATTCGGTCTGCCTGACAACCTCGGCAACGCTGCTTTCGCCTCTGGTGGTGCCTCTGTTTCTGTACCTGGCGGTTTCGGGAACGGAAATCGACGCCGTTCAACTGGCGAAGAACAGTTTTGTCAATCTGCTGACCCAGGTGGTGCTGCCTGTGATTACCGGGCATCTGCTGTCACTGCTGGTTGGTTCGTTTCAGAGGGTGATGCAGCGTTATGGAGCGACGTTTGCGAACTTCTCGATCCTGTGGATCATCGCCACGATTATCAGCCTGAACGCGGCGCGGCTGCAGCAGGTGTTTTTCTCACTGGCGCTGGTGCTGCTGGTGATCAACCTGCTGGGGTACCTGGGAGGGTACCTGTCAGGAGTGGCATTCGAACTGGACGAAGCGAAGCGGCGGGCACTGACACTGGAGGTCGGCATGCAGAACGCAGGACTGGGTGCGGTGCTGGCGGGGCAATTGTTTCCCGATCAGGAATTGATTGCGCTGCCACCCGCACTCTATATGTTTGGCTGTATGTTGACGGGAACGATTCTGGCACAGATCTGGTCGCGAAGAACGGCGTCCCAGGCAAAACAGGTAGAAGGGTCAAACGAGTAA
- a CDS encoding UbiD family decarboxylase, whose protein sequence is MINADQLADFVADFEEHGQLVRVSAPVESELEIAAITEQVLKTASTDPPPALLFDQVRGHKVPVLTNLYGSLPRMLQILRSDSLDAVADRIAGLVAPDLPEGWFDSLKIIPQFSQLLNIKPRTVKTASCQQVVKLGRDVNLSEFPLLRNWPEEAFPTITAGQIVTQDPELKNRFVDARPIQVISDQQLAIRWSQHDAGYQLLQQFQARQQQMPVAIVLGADPTCLYAAHAPLPSITDPYAFSGFLRNQALELVRCRSVDLDVPAQAEIVMEGFIDTTADPMTVGPVANPTGFYSSPTEVFPLQLSAVTHRSNPIWPALIPAAPPSEAGLFAQVTARLFLPLLKLLVPEIVDVHFPAAGMGRYLLFVSIRKSYPHQARRVVNALWSLERLLSLKMIVVVDSDTDVQDEQLVWSRVCTNVNPGRDLIFSEGPGDDDDHSMPVQGIGHKLGLDATRKSAAEGHPRPWPASLSMPAELQEQVQSRLDELGLA, encoded by the coding sequence ATGATAAACGCGGACCAGCTGGCTGATTTTGTCGCCGACTTTGAAGAACATGGACAACTCGTCCGCGTCTCTGCTCCCGTCGAGTCGGAACTCGAAATCGCCGCCATCACCGAGCAGGTTCTCAAAACCGCCTCGACTGATCCGCCCCCCGCACTCCTGTTCGACCAGGTCCGTGGCCACAAGGTTCCCGTGCTCACGAATCTGTATGGCAGCCTCCCCCGTATGCTCCAGATTCTCCGCAGCGACAGCCTCGACGCCGTCGCCGACCGCATCGCCGGACTCGTCGCACCGGATCTCCCCGAAGGCTGGTTCGACTCCCTGAAAATCATTCCCCAGTTCTCGCAGCTGCTCAACATCAAACCCCGCACCGTCAAAACCGCCTCCTGTCAGCAGGTCGTCAAACTGGGCCGCGATGTCAATCTGAGCGAGTTTCCCCTGCTCAGGAACTGGCCCGAAGAAGCGTTTCCCACAATCACCGCCGGCCAGATCGTCACACAGGATCCCGAACTCAAGAACCGCTTCGTCGACGCACGTCCGATTCAGGTCATCTCCGATCAGCAGCTCGCCATCCGCTGGAGCCAGCACGATGCCGGCTATCAGCTCCTGCAGCAATTCCAGGCCCGCCAGCAGCAGATGCCTGTCGCCATCGTCCTGGGTGCCGATCCGACCTGTCTCTACGCCGCTCATGCGCCACTCCCTTCGATTACCGATCCATACGCCTTCAGCGGTTTCCTCCGCAACCAGGCACTGGAACTCGTTCGCTGTCGCTCTGTCGATCTCGATGTCCCCGCCCAGGCCGAAATCGTAATGGAAGGCTTCATCGATACAACTGCAGATCCAATGACCGTGGGGCCCGTCGCTAATCCCACTGGTTTCTATAGTTCACCCACTGAAGTTTTCCCTTTACAGTTGTCTGCGGTCACACATCGCTCCAATCCGATCTGGCCCGCTTTGATTCCCGCTGCTCCACCTTCCGAGGCAGGTCTGTTCGCCCAGGTCACCGCGCGGCTCTTTCTGCCGCTGCTCAAACTGCTGGTCCCTGAAATCGTCGACGTCCATTTCCCCGCCGCAGGCATGGGACGCTACCTGTTATTTGTGAGCATCCGAAAATCTTACCCGCATCAGGCACGTCGCGTGGTAAATGCATTGTGGAGTCTGGAACGGTTACTATCATTAAAGATGATCGTGGTGGTCGACAGCGACACCGACGTCCAGGACGAACAACTCGTCTGGTCGCGCGTCTGCACCAACGTGAATCCGGGGCGGGACCTGATTTTTTCCGAAGGCCCCGGCGACGACGACGATCACAGCATGCCGGTGCAGGGGATCGGGCATAAGCTCGGTCTGGATGCCACCCGCAAATCCGCAGCGGAAGGGCACCCGCGTCCCTGGCCCGCCTCCCTGAGCATGCCCGCAGAACTACAAGAGCAGGTTCAGAGCCGCCTGGATGAACTCGGTCTGGCCTGA
- the ubiE gene encoding bifunctional demethylmenaquinone methyltransferase/2-methoxy-6-polyprenyl-1,4-benzoquinol methylase UbiE, with the protein MNVDKTGSRVQQMFGEIAPRYDFMNHFLSGGVDYYWRWRTVRKVAPAGEAPILDVCTGTGDLALSYLKKTRGKNRVVGADFTHEMLQLALTKNDSDALTFLEADTQELPFSDNQFQIVSVAFGLRNVSDTRRGLKEMIRVCQPGGQVAVLEFSIPTNPLFRACYQFYFKHILPRMGQLLARNQQSAYNYLPESVSEFPYGKALADIMDECGLEGTRWYPLTFGIATLYTGVKPAAPAS; encoded by the coding sequence ATGAATGTAGATAAAACCGGTTCCCGCGTACAACAGATGTTTGGTGAGATCGCGCCCCGTTATGATTTTATGAATCATTTCCTCTCGGGCGGCGTCGATTATTACTGGCGCTGGCGGACCGTACGGAAAGTCGCCCCTGCCGGCGAAGCACCTATTCTCGATGTCTGTACCGGCACCGGCGACCTGGCGCTCTCGTATCTCAAGAAGACCCGCGGCAAAAACCGCGTCGTGGGGGCTGACTTCACGCATGAAATGCTCCAGCTCGCGCTCACCAAAAACGACAGCGACGCGCTGACCTTCCTCGAAGCCGATACGCAGGAACTCCCCTTCAGCGATAATCAGTTCCAGATTGTCTCGGTCGCGTTTGGACTGCGGAACGTGTCTGATACCCGTCGCGGGCTCAAAGAGATGATTCGTGTCTGCCAGCCCGGCGGACAGGTCGCGGTGCTCGAATTTTCTATTCCCACCAATCCGCTGTTCCGCGCCTGCTACCAGTTTTATTTCAAACATATTCTGCCCCGCATGGGACAACTGCTGGCCCGCAACCAGCAGTCCGCCTATAACTATCTGCCCGAATCGGTCTCGGAGTTCCCCTACGGCAAGGCGCTCGCCGACATCATGGATGAGTGTGGCCTGGAAGGAACCCGCTGGTATCCGCTCACGTTTGGTATCGCCACCCTCTATACCGGCGTGAAACCCGCTGCCCCCGCTTCTTAA
- a CDS encoding UbiX family flavin prenyltransferase, with product MSNNVVVAVTGASGAIYAVRLVEVLMAAGRTVHLTISAAAAHVLRHELGLKIDLENFDPKQLLPDPDSQPSDSVLSKMKPTSSESFALSSVLGEAEFKQGDLIYHHYQDFSAGIASGSFLTEGMVICPCSMGTLGTIAAGSGSNLIHRAADVHLKERRKLIVVARETPLGLIPLENMVRLTQAGATILPAAPGFYHNPVTIHDLVDFISGRICDHLEIRHEIHQRWGK from the coding sequence ATGTCCAACAATGTCGTAGTCGCAGTCACCGGCGCCAGTGGTGCCATCTATGCCGTCCGCCTGGTCGAAGTTCTGATGGCCGCCGGCCGCACCGTGCATCTCACCATCAGTGCTGCCGCCGCACACGTCTTGCGCCACGAACTCGGTCTGAAAATCGACCTGGAAAACTTCGATCCCAAGCAGCTGCTCCCCGATCCCGATAGTCAGCCCAGCGACAGCGTGCTCAGCAAAATGAAACCCACGAGCAGCGAAAGCTTCGCGCTCAGTTCCGTGCTGGGCGAGGCCGAGTTCAAACAGGGAGATCTGATCTACCACCACTACCAGGATTTCTCCGCAGGCATTGCCAGTGGATCGTTCCTGACCGAAGGCATGGTGATCTGCCCCTGTTCCATGGGCACCCTCGGCACCATCGCCGCCGGTTCCGGCAGTAACCTGATTCATCGAGCCGCCGACGTGCACCTCAAGGAACGTCGCAAGCTGATCGTCGTCGCCCGCGAAACCCCGCTCGGGCTGATCCCGCTGGAAAACATGGTCCGCCTCACCCAGGCAGGTGCTACCATCCTGCCCGCAGCACCCGGCTTTTATCACAACCCGGTCACCATTCACGACCTGGTCGATTTCATCTCGGGCCGCATCTGCGATCATCTCGAAATCAGGCATGAGATTCACCAGCGCTGGGGAAAATAA
- the mutL gene encoding DNA mismatch repair endonuclease MutL, with protein sequence MERTAAVQSLSRIHQLDTSVINKIAAGEVIERPASAVKELLDNSIDALATRIEVDIMNGGADLIRVVDNGEGIHPDDLLLAVSSHATSKISNADDLFSVQTMGFRGEALASISEVSRFRIRTRTADQTQGLEFEVNTGTPGKPQPCGCPLGTSIEVRQLFANTPVRRKFLKTTKTEFGHISEQFTRAALAHPRLYMVLRHNNKVIFDLPPSDNLIDRLRLFYGKKLSDHLIWVESQLEDVRIWGYVSHPSENKSTRKGQYLFLNGRWIQDRTLQHALTEAYRGLLMVGRQPISFLYLDMPPSMVDVNVHPTKSEVRFRDSQSLYRQLLSTLRSQFLSMDLQSQMSLSKKGDLPEPSQPAVPTPEQKQTQLELTTWAKEQLKQVADDLPAQKISGEARMISPPSDLAAPFTAADAIPLSHFQQQREQEQAGAGENASPTPAEPAAPFIPDIDRPADQFAEAATADLRPIQVLNCYIVVEVKGALTIIDQHALHERIMYEYFRKRVLSQSVEAQKLLVPLTIEMSAKETALILDHAEMLASFGLGIEEFGGNTLLVTSYPVMLKKANLEQLVRDIADNLDNAKQPSRRDLLDELITMMSCKAAIKAGQRLTQEEIYSLLEQRHLIDDAHHCPHGRPSALVLSHAELDRQFGRMG encoded by the coding sequence ATGGAACGGACCGCCGCCGTGCAATCGCTCTCCCGCATTCACCAACTCGATACCAGCGTGATTAATAAAATCGCCGCCGGAGAAGTCATCGAGCGGCCGGCCAGTGCGGTGAAAGAACTGCTCGATAACAGCATCGATGCCCTCGCGACCCGCATCGAAGTTGACATCATGAATGGCGGCGCCGATCTGATCCGCGTCGTCGATAACGGCGAAGGCATCCACCCCGACGACCTGCTGCTCGCCGTCTCCAGTCACGCCACCAGTAAAATTTCCAACGCGGACGACCTCTTCAGCGTGCAGACCATGGGGTTCCGCGGCGAGGCCCTCGCGTCCATTTCCGAAGTCAGCCGCTTCCGCATCCGCACTCGCACCGCCGACCAGACACAGGGACTCGAGTTCGAAGTCAACACAGGCACTCCCGGAAAACCACAACCCTGCGGCTGTCCACTGGGCACCTCGATCGAAGTTCGACAGCTGTTCGCCAACACGCCGGTCCGCCGCAAGTTCCTCAAAACCACCAAGACCGAATTCGGACACATCAGCGAACAGTTCACCCGGGCCGCCCTCGCGCATCCCCGGCTTTACATGGTCCTCAGACACAACAACAAAGTCATCTTCGATCTCCCGCCGTCCGATAACCTCATCGATCGGCTCCGCCTGTTCTATGGCAAGAAACTGTCCGACCACCTGATCTGGGTCGAATCGCAATTGGAAGACGTCCGCATCTGGGGCTATGTCTCGCATCCCAGCGAAAACAAATCGACCCGCAAAGGACAGTACCTGTTCCTCAACGGTCGCTGGATTCAGGATCGCACGCTGCAGCACGCGTTGACCGAAGCCTATCGCGGACTGCTCATGGTCGGCCGCCAGCCGATCTCGTTCCTCTATCTCGACATGCCCCCGTCCATGGTCGACGTCAACGTGCATCCCACGAAATCGGAAGTCCGCTTCCGCGACAGCCAGTCGCTGTACCGGCAGCTGCTCTCCACGCTCCGCAGCCAGTTCCTCAGCATGGATCTGCAGTCGCAGATGTCGCTTTCGAAAAAAGGCGACCTCCCCGAGCCGTCGCAACCCGCGGTTCCGACACCCGAACAGAAACAGACACAGCTGGAACTGACGACCTGGGCCAAGGAACAGCTTAAACAGGTCGCCGACGATCTTCCCGCTCAGAAAATCAGCGGCGAAGCCCGCATGATTTCGCCCCCCTCCGACCTGGCGGCTCCCTTTACCGCTGCCGACGCGATTCCGCTCTCGCACTTCCAGCAACAGCGCGAACAGGAACAGGCTGGAGCAGGGGAGAACGCATCTCCTACACCAGCTGAACCTGCGGCTCCCTTCATTCCCGACATCGATCGCCCCGCAGATCAGTTCGCGGAAGCCGCTACCGCCGATCTCAGACCGATCCAGGTCCTCAACTGCTACATCGTCGTCGAAGTCAAAGGCGCGCTGACCATCATCGATCAACACGCCCTGCACGAACGGATCATGTACGAGTACTTCCGCAAACGCGTACTCTCTCAGTCGGTCGAAGCGCAAAAGCTGCTCGTCCCGCTGACCATCGAAATGAGCGCCAAGGAAACCGCCCTCATCCTCGACCACGCTGAGATGCTCGCCAGCTTTGGACTCGGTATCGAAGAGTTCGGCGGCAACACACTGCTGGTCACCAGCTATCCCGTGATGCTGAAAAAAGCGAACCTCGAACAGCTCGTCCGCGACATTGCCGACAACCTGGACAACGCCAAACAGCCCTCCCGCCGCGATTTGCTGGATGAACTCATCACGATGATGTCCTGTAAAGCCGCCATCAAAGCGGGACAGCGCCTGACGCAGGAAGAAATCTACAGCCTGCTCGAACAGAGGCACCTCATCGACGATGCCCACCACTGTCCCCACGGTCGGCCTTCCGCACTGGTGCTCAGCCACGCCGAGCTCGACCGTCAGTTCGGACGCATGGGTTAA
- a CDS encoding DUF1501 domain-containing protein, whose protein sequence is MLSIPGSSQRQCNGSRRQFLKIGGLALGGLSLPQILAAQDQAGTPAGKLGHKAIIMIFLSGGPSHQDMYDLKMDAPSEIRGEFRPIDTNVPGIQICEHMPRLAAMMDKFAVIRSLHGCPDQHASDLCMSGWPIGDGERQSGHPSLGAVVSKVQGPVDKAVPPFVGLSIKSRHEPYGNPGFPGFLGKAHAPLQPTGEGMDNMRLQSITLDRLRDRKALLAGFDAFRHSADQAYDGLDAYSQRAFDVLTSSKLVEAMDLEKEEPALRDRYGRGDDSPAFGEDAGPHWMDQFLMARRLVEAGVRCVTLSFGSWDRHHSNFARLPLQLAKLDQGITALVEDIHNRGLQDDVSVIAWGEFGRTPRINENAGRDHWPQASCALLAGGGMRTGQVIGSTNRLGEVPLDRPLHYQNVFATLYRQLGIDPATTTIPDHAGRPQYTLDLRDPIAELI, encoded by the coding sequence ATGCTCTCGATCCCCGGCTCATCACAGCGACAGTGTAACGGCTCGCGCCGGCAGTTCCTCAAGATCGGCGGACTGGCACTGGGTGGACTCTCGCTTCCGCAGATTCTCGCAGCACAAGACCAGGCCGGTACTCCCGCCGGCAAGCTGGGCCACAAAGCCATCATCATGATCTTCCTCTCCGGCGGTCCCTCCCACCAGGACATGTACGATCTGAAGATGGACGCCCCCTCGGAAATTCGCGGTGAATTCCGCCCCATCGACACCAATGTCCCCGGCATCCAGATCTGCGAACACATGCCCCGCCTGGCCGCGATGATGGACAAGTTCGCCGTCATTCGCTCCCTGCACGGATGCCCCGATCAGCACGCCTCCGATCTCTGCATGAGCGGCTGGCCCATCGGCGACGGAGAGCGGCAGTCAGGGCATCCCTCCCTTGGCGCGGTCGTTTCCAAAGTTCAGGGGCCGGTCGATAAAGCAGTGCCCCCCTTCGTCGGACTCAGCATCAAAAGCCGCCACGAACCGTACGGTAATCCCGGCTTTCCCGGTTTCCTGGGCAAAGCGCATGCCCCGCTGCAGCCGACTGGCGAAGGTATGGACAACATGCGTCTGCAGAGCATCACCCTCGATCGCCTCCGTGACCGAAAAGCGTTACTCGCCGGCTTCGATGCCTTCCGCCACTCCGCGGATCAGGCCTACGACGGTCTCGACGCCTATTCCCAGCGGGCCTTCGATGTGCTTACCTCCAGCAAACTGGTGGAAGCCATGGACCTCGAAAAAGAAGAACCCGCACTCCGTGACCGTTACGGACGGGGCGACGATTCACCCGCGTTCGGCGAAGACGCCGGCCCACACTGGATGGATCAGTTCCTGATGGCCCGCCGCCTGGTCGAAGCAGGCGTCCGTTGTGTCACGCTCTCCTTTGGCAGCTGGGACCGTCACCATTCGAACTTCGCCCGTCTGCCTCTGCAGCTCGCGAAACTCGACCAGGGCATCACCGCTCTCGTGGAAGACATCCATAACCGCGGTCTGCAGGATGACGTCAGCGTCATCGCCTGGGGCGAATTCGGACGCACGCCCCGCATCAACGAAAACGCCGGCCGCGACCACTGGCCGCAGGCCTCCTGTGCACTCCTCGCCGGGGGCGGCATGCGAACGGGTCAGGTCATCGGCTCCACCAACCGCCTGGGCGAAGTCCCCCTCGATCGACCGCTGCACTAC